A DNA window from Robbsia sp. KACC 23696 contains the following coding sequences:
- a CDS encoding cbb3-type cytochrome c oxidase subunit I, whose amino-acid sequence MSCSEIFSHPLGRLSLPSLPFWEMLQDPTKVNVINGIIATGAASMVVLGGFVTVLLLTRYQKWGVLWSEWLTSPDHKKIGIMYVVLAFVMLARALIEALLMRTQQAFGLGGGFLSPDHFAQLFSTHGTIMIFFMAMPFLTGIINYAMPLQIGTRDVAFPVLNSISLGLTAAGAALIMVSLCIGKFSTGGWFGYPPYTEATFSPGVGPDYWIWSLSLASLGSTFTGINFVVTIYKRRAPGMTYMRMPLFTWTALCTSILMIFAMPPLTVATAQLALDRYLGFHYFTNDLGGNMMHFANLFWLFGHPEVYILILPAFGVYSEVVSTFSGKALFGYRALVMATMAIAILSFTVWVHHFFTMGQGADINAVFGIASMLIGIPTGVKIYDWMLTMFRGRIRFTVPMIYSVGFMLLFVLGGMSGILLADPGIDYQVHNSVFLVAHFHNVAVPGVLFGMLAAYHFWFPKAFGFRLNEPWGKISALLWIVGFMLAFFPLYALGLMGMPRRTVAYSERAYAPLEMVALLGAVIIVLALTGLAIQLWVSIRKREANRVFAGDPWDGRSLEWSTSAPPPEYNFALIPRVSDRDAFSALKSQDRAYEPHAHYEDIEMPKNSAMGPAIAAISFTLAFGLVWHMWWMVIVSSIAVMAVMIVHGFARDTTRVVAAAQVRAEHLDWLERVAATSSISRAKECMPNNHGLAGKNLRETAS is encoded by the coding sequence GTGAGCTGCTCCGAGATTTTTTCGCACCCGTTGGGCCGGCTTAGTCTGCCATCGCTTCCTTTTTGGGAAATGCTGCAGGACCCCACCAAGGTTAATGTGATCAACGGCATCATAGCGACGGGCGCGGCGTCGATGGTTGTTCTTGGAGGGTTCGTGACCGTCTTGTTGCTTACACGATATCAAAAGTGGGGTGTATTGTGGTCCGAATGGCTCACGAGTCCCGACCATAAAAAGATCGGCATCATGTATGTCGTCCTCGCTTTTGTCATGCTCGCGCGCGCCCTCATCGAGGCGCTATTGATGCGCACGCAACAAGCATTCGGGCTGGGCGGTGGGTTCCTCTCTCCCGATCATTTTGCACAGCTATTCAGCACACACGGCACGATCATGATTTTCTTCATGGCCATGCCATTCCTTACCGGCATCATCAACTACGCGATGCCTTTACAGATCGGCACGCGTGACGTTGCATTTCCTGTGCTTAACTCAATTAGCTTGGGGCTAACCGCCGCGGGCGCGGCGCTCATCATGGTATCCCTTTGCATTGGAAAGTTCTCAACCGGAGGTTGGTTTGGATATCCGCCATATACAGAGGCTACTTTCAGTCCTGGGGTTGGACCTGATTATTGGATCTGGTCGTTGTCTTTGGCGTCTCTCGGATCCACATTCACGGGGATCAATTTCGTGGTCACGATCTACAAACGTCGTGCGCCGGGCATGACGTATATGCGTATGCCGCTCTTTACCTGGACTGCGCTATGTACCAGCATCCTCATGATTTTTGCTATGCCGCCGCTGACGGTTGCGACAGCACAGCTCGCGCTCGACCGCTATCTTGGCTTCCACTATTTTACAAACGATCTTGGCGGCAACATGATGCATTTTGCCAACCTCTTTTGGCTGTTCGGGCATCCCGAGGTCTACATCTTGATACTGCCGGCGTTTGGTGTTTATTCCGAAGTCGTCTCAACTTTCTCAGGCAAGGCACTGTTTGGGTATCGCGCTCTCGTCATGGCGACGATGGCCATCGCAATTCTTTCGTTCACGGTTTGGGTACATCACTTTTTTACAATGGGGCAAGGAGCAGATATCAACGCTGTGTTTGGCATTGCCTCGATGCTGATCGGCATTCCCACCGGCGTTAAAATCTATGACTGGATGCTCACGATGTTTCGGGGGCGCATCCGCTTCACCGTCCCAATGATCTATTCCGTCGGCTTTATGCTTTTATTTGTGTTGGGTGGCATGAGTGGAATTTTGCTAGCAGACCCTGGTATCGATTACCAAGTGCACAATAGCGTTTTTCTCGTCGCCCATTTTCACAACGTTGCGGTTCCCGGCGTATTGTTCGGCATGCTGGCTGCCTATCACTTTTGGTTTCCAAAAGCCTTTGGGTTTCGTTTGAATGAGCCGTGGGGAAAAATCTCGGCTCTGCTTTGGATCGTCGGCTTTATGCTTGCGTTCTTTCCACTTTACGCATTGGGACTGATGGGAATGCCACGTCGTACCGTTGCTTATTCAGAGCGAGCTTACGCTCCACTCGAGATGGTGGCATTGCTGGGTGCCGTGATCATTGTGCTGGCCCTAACGGGGTTAGCGATTCAATTGTGGGTATCGATTAGAAAACGTGAAGCTAATCGTGTATTCGCCGGTGACCCATGGGACGGGCGAAGCTTGGAGTGGTCCACGTCGGCGCCACCGCCCGAGTACAACTTCGCGCTAATCCCAAGGGTGTCGGACCGAGACGCTTTCAGCGCGCTTAAGTCTCAAGATCGCGCGTACGAGCCGCACGCGCATTACGAAGATATCGAAATGCCTAAGAATAGCGCAATGGGTCCGGCTATTGCTGCCATCAGTTTCACACTTGCATTTGGCCTTGTGTGGCACATGTGGTGGATGGTCATTGTGTCATCTATTGCCGTGATGGCAGTGATGATAGTGCACGGCTTCGCCCGAGACACGACGCGTGTAGTCGCCGCGGCGCAGGTGCGGGCGGAGCATCTTGATTGGCTCGAAAGAGTGGCGGCCACTTCGTCAATATCGCGAGCCAAAGAATGCATGCCGAACAATCATGGATTGGCGGGAAAAAACTTGCGTGAGACTGCCTCATGA
- a CDS encoding cytochrome c oxidase subunit 3, translating into MNREAAKYPGLNLSVSHGNDDEAAESLIFGFWVFLMSDAILFGMVFATYVTSLRATAGGPGPYQLYDIKSVFIETLLLLLSSFTFGLVSLALKYRHNIFRLLVWLTVTLLLGVTFLGFELRDFQNMFANGGYPSRSGFLSAFFDLVPLHGIHVFVGCIWLVCIMGQIARYGIDTQTKLGIMRLALFWHFLDIIWIAIFSIVYIGSIR; encoded by the coding sequence ATGAACCGAGAAGCCGCCAAATACCCCGGGTTGAATCTGAGCGTCTCGCACGGTAACGATGACGAGGCCGCCGAGTCCTTAATTTTCGGATTCTGGGTCTTTCTCATGAGCGACGCAATCCTTTTTGGCATGGTTTTCGCAACCTATGTGACATCGTTGCGTGCCACCGCTGGAGGACCCGGGCCGTATCAGCTCTATGACATCAAAAGTGTCTTCATTGAAACCTTACTGCTGCTCTTGAGCAGTTTCACTTTCGGCTTGGTGTCGCTTGCACTCAAATACAGGCACAATATCTTCCGTTTGCTTGTGTGGCTTACTGTGACACTGCTGCTAGGTGTCACTTTTCTTGGCTTCGAGCTGCGGGATTTCCAAAACATGTTTGCGAACGGCGGTTATCCGAGCCGAAGCGGGTTTCTGTCCGCTTTTTTCGATCTCGTGCCTTTGCACGGAATCCACGTTTTCGTTGGCTGCATTTGGCTGGTTTGCATCATGGGTCAGATAGCTCGTTATGGCATAGACACGCAGACAAAATTGGGAATCATGCGCCTTGCGTTGTTTTGGCATTTCCTCGATATCATTTGGATCGCTATCTTTTCAATCGTCTATATAGGATCGATTCGATGA
- a CDS encoding cytochrome-c oxidase — protein MKNGAEAEQQERTELRTYTWGAGIALVFTLAAFAPWQRLGVAHLSRLGIIGAVALAQVIVHFRCFLHIGFHRKREDLQLILFSALLLTIMVGGTIWIMGSLAERM, from the coding sequence ATGAAGAACGGGGCCGAAGCCGAGCAACAGGAACGTACCGAGCTCAGAACCTATACTTGGGGAGCCGGGATTGCGCTCGTATTCACCCTTGCTGCGTTTGCTCCGTGGCAGCGGCTTGGGGTTGCGCACCTCTCAAGGCTCGGCATTATCGGCGCTGTAGCACTCGCTCAAGTCATAGTTCACTTTCGTTGCTTTCTACATATCGGTTTCCACCGAAAACGGGAAGATCTGCAGCTGATCTTGTTTTCTGCTCTGTTGTTGACCATTATGGTCGGCGGGACGATCTGGATCATGGGTAGCCTGGCAGAGCGAATGTGA
- a CDS encoding DUF2254 domain-containing protein: MSHLSRRRFQANQQLNKETAMYAKWQWVLRRISKRIWFRASLFSVLGIVSALASLTLRQYMPDTLSTKIGADAVDNILGIIASSMLAVTTFSLSTMVSAYGSATNTVTPRATSLLVEDSTTQNALSTFIGSFLFSLVGIIALSTGAYGNKGRLILFVVTIGVIAVIVYTLLRWIDHLARLGRLGETTDRVEEATLRAIAERKERPYLGGQPFPVNGVLPMAVRHIYPVDIGYVQHIDMPALARLSENPESRIYLHAVPGTFAEHTMPLASVIAVDEDDDGGVRAAFSIGVRRSYEQDPRFGISVLTEIASRALSPAVNDPGTAIDIIGRGIRVFSAFADTHPTEVQDEHDCSRVFVHGLNVQDMFDDFFMPIGRDGAAMVEVGVRMQKALAALSRIDSPGFATAAQRHSTLALKRAGAALAIEEDLQRLRILSLQI; this comes from the coding sequence ATGAGCCACCTGTCGCGTCGAAGGTTCCAAGCCAACCAACAACTCAACAAAGAAACCGCAATGTACGCAAAATGGCAGTGGGTCTTACGTCGAATCAGCAAACGGATTTGGTTCAGAGCCAGCCTATTCTCGGTGCTGGGCATCGTGTCCGCCCTCGCATCGCTGACGCTTCGTCAATATATGCCGGATACGCTTTCCACGAAGATCGGTGCAGATGCTGTGGATAACATCCTCGGCATCATCGCGTCCAGCATGTTGGCCGTCACCACGTTCTCGTTGAGTACGATGGTATCCGCGTATGGGTCTGCCACGAACACGGTGACACCGAGAGCGACCTCGCTGCTGGTGGAAGACAGCACGACGCAGAACGCCTTGTCGACTTTCATAGGATCCTTTCTCTTCAGCTTGGTCGGGATCATTGCGCTAAGCACCGGTGCCTACGGAAACAAGGGTCGCCTGATCTTGTTCGTCGTCACTATCGGCGTGATCGCGGTCATTGTCTATACGCTATTGCGTTGGATTGATCATCTTGCCCGCCTAGGTCGGCTGGGCGAAACGACAGATCGCGTAGAAGAAGCGACGCTACGCGCCATAGCGGAAAGAAAAGAGCGCCCCTACCTCGGCGGCCAACCATTCCCTGTCAACGGCGTCTTGCCGATGGCTGTGCGTCATATTTACCCGGTTGACATCGGCTATGTGCAGCACATCGATATGCCAGCCCTTGCGAGATTATCTGAAAACCCTGAGAGCCGAATCTATCTGCATGCTGTGCCCGGCACGTTCGCGGAACACACCATGCCGTTGGCCTCGGTGATCGCTGTCGATGAGGATGACGACGGCGGGGTGAGAGCGGCGTTTTCTATCGGCGTTCGGCGTTCCTACGAACAAGATCCTCGCTTCGGTATATCCGTGCTCACGGAAATCGCATCCCGCGCGCTCTCTCCTGCGGTGAATGATCCCGGGACTGCTATTGATATTATTGGGCGCGGCATCCGCGTGTTTTCCGCGTTTGCCGACACACACCCAACCGAGGTCCAAGATGAACACGATTGCTCGCGTGTTTTTGTGCATGGCCTAAACGTGCAGGACATGTTCGATGACTTTTTTATGCCTATTGGCCGTGATGGTGCCGCAATGGTCGAAGTAGGTGTCCGAATGCAAAAGGCATTGGCCGCCTTGTCAAGAATCGATTCACCCGGCTTCGCGACGGCCGCTCAAAGACATTCGACCCTCGCGCTCAAACGCGCTGGAGCGGCATTAGCGATCGAAGAAGATTTGCAGCGACTGCGCATACTCTCCCTACAAATCTAG
- a CDS encoding mechanosensitive ion channel family protein encodes MLNWLTINTLLGISALDWLYACVAAIVSYVVLVAALGFIIKRLEIFAAKTTTQVDDVVIAVIKRTHRFTLLIAAILIGAKFLEVGPKWDVRISHLWFLVIGLQIAIWINRAVSVWTASRLTGTGPAAHNPVITTMISWLLRALLWAVLLLDVLANMGVNITAFVASLGVGGIAIALAVQSILSDVFASAAIGLDKPFEIGDFVVFGDVAGSVEQIGLKTTRIRSLSGEEIVCSNTELLKNIIHNYKRMAERRILFGFGVTYDATPGQLREVPSIVKSAIESAGNTRFDRAHFKQFGDSSLDFEAVYYVTDPSYNLYMDIQQAVNLELMEELGKRNIEFAFPTRTVHVVQPIAEEAIPEAA; translated from the coding sequence ATGCTGAACTGGTTAACAATTAATACGCTTTTAGGAATTTCTGCTTTGGATTGGCTTTATGCCTGTGTCGCAGCGATCGTGAGCTACGTCGTGTTGGTTGCGGCGCTGGGCTTCATTATCAAACGCCTGGAGATTTTTGCTGCGAAAACGACAACGCAGGTTGACGATGTTGTCATTGCGGTAATAAAGCGCACGCATCGCTTCACGCTACTGATCGCTGCCATTTTGATTGGCGCGAAGTTTCTGGAGGTAGGGCCAAAGTGGGATGTACGTATCAGCCATCTTTGGTTCCTCGTGATTGGTCTACAGATTGCCATTTGGATCAACCGGGCTGTGAGTGTCTGGACAGCTTCCAGGCTAACAGGGACCGGGCCTGCCGCTCACAATCCCGTTATTACGACCATGATCTCGTGGCTATTGCGGGCGCTGCTATGGGCTGTCCTGTTGTTGGACGTCCTTGCTAACATGGGAGTGAATATTACCGCCTTCGTGGCCAGTCTTGGTGTCGGGGGTATTGCGATCGCGCTGGCTGTGCAAAGTATTCTCAGCGATGTTTTCGCGTCCGCGGCCATCGGTTTGGATAAGCCTTTTGAGATTGGTGATTTCGTCGTGTTCGGAGACGTCGCGGGTAGCGTGGAGCAGATCGGCCTTAAAACCACGCGTATTCGAAGTTTGAGTGGTGAAGAAATTGTCTGTAGCAATACAGAACTTCTTAAAAACATTATCCACAATTATAAGCGCATGGCGGAAAGACGGATCTTGTTCGGATTCGGTGTAACGTACGACGCGACACCTGGGCAGCTTCGGGAAGTACCGAGCATCGTAAAAAGCGCCATTGAATCCGCAGGAAACACCCGATTTGACCGGGCGCACTTCAAGCAGTTTGGTGACAGTTCGTTGGATTTTGAGGCGGTGTATTACGTCACCGACCCGAGTTACAACCTCTATATGGACATTCAGCAAGCGGTGAACCTTGAGTTGATGGAGGAGCTAGGCAAGCGGAATATTGAATTTGCCTTCCCCACACGGACCGTTCATGTGGTTCAGCCAATAGCGGAAGAGGCAATACCAGAAGCAGCTTGA
- a CDS encoding glycoside hydrolase family 15 protein, with product MSARIEDYALLGDGETAALLHRNGSIDWLCWPRFDDDACFAALLGSNENGHWSLRPVGQVLNINRRYQLDTLIVETDFELAEGTVRIIDFMPPRADYSSIVRIVVGLRGTVEMRSTLRLRFDYGALSPWARECGLGITATVGPNTVAFHAPVAVHSHSDATYADLTISRDDRFAFVLRYGPANESPPPNINAEAALRATQDYWQGWIAKFDNTKSDWPAAVRRSLIVLKAMIHQKTGGLVAAPTTSLPEMPGGDMNWDYRYCWLRDASFTMGALIASGFHVEAEAWKTWLLRAIAGAPDKIRIMYRVDGARHLNEWTVDALDGYRSSLPVRIGNAASTQHQVDVVGEVLNCLYLAREGGLSASTAERDIERQLVEHIEAIWQTKGSGIWEARSMPRHYTYSKVMAWVGVDRVLRGAQADSHGHETIARLEHLRQTIHDDVCENGWNAGLGCFTQYYGGQCIDASLLLLPVVDFLPADDPRIASTISVIQRELSEDGLIRRNKALVDGPNEGTFLACSCWMADCLYLQGKTAEAGAQFERVLSVANDLGLLSEQYNVPGAHLSGNFPQALTHLAIVNTASRLSAPRVL from the coding sequence ATGAGCGCTCGCATCGAAGATTATGCGTTGTTGGGCGATGGCGAAACAGCTGCACTGCTGCATCGCAATGGCTCGATCGATTGGCTTTGCTGGCCAAGGTTCGATGATGATGCGTGCTTTGCAGCACTTCTAGGGTCGAACGAAAATGGGCACTGGAGCTTGCGGCCGGTCGGGCAAGTCTTGAACATCAATAGACGGTATCAGTTGGATACGCTGATCGTCGAAACGGATTTCGAACTTGCCGAAGGAACGGTACGAATCATCGATTTCATGCCCCCTCGAGCCGATTACTCATCCATCGTTCGAATAGTCGTAGGGTTACGAGGAACAGTGGAGATGCGCTCAACGCTTCGTTTGCGTTTTGACTATGGCGCGCTCTCTCCTTGGGCACGGGAATGCGGCTTAGGAATAACTGCCACAGTAGGACCCAACACGGTGGCTTTCCACGCACCCGTAGCGGTGCATAGCCATAGCGACGCCACGTATGCGGATCTCACCATTTCCAGAGACGATCGCTTCGCGTTCGTGTTGCGCTATGGACCAGCCAACGAGAGCCCTCCGCCAAATATCAACGCTGAGGCGGCATTGCGAGCAACTCAGGACTATTGGCAGGGTTGGATCGCCAAATTTGACAATACCAAAAGCGATTGGCCTGCGGCAGTCAGACGCTCGTTGATCGTGTTGAAGGCAATGATTCATCAAAAAACAGGGGGGCTCGTCGCTGCACCCACGACGTCCCTCCCGGAAATGCCAGGTGGCGACATGAACTGGGACTACCGGTATTGCTGGCTGCGCGATGCCAGTTTCACCATGGGTGCTTTGATTGCGTCTGGCTTTCATGTAGAAGCCGAGGCTTGGAAAACCTGGTTGCTTCGCGCTATCGCCGGCGCGCCAGATAAAATAAGGATCATGTACCGCGTTGATGGGGCGCGCCACTTAAACGAATGGACGGTGGACGCACTCGACGGCTACCGGTCTTCGCTACCGGTCAGAATCGGCAACGCTGCATCGACACAACACCAAGTGGACGTCGTTGGTGAGGTGTTGAATTGTCTGTATCTAGCACGCGAAGGGGGGCTCTCGGCGTCCACGGCGGAGCGAGACATCGAACGACAGCTCGTTGAACATATCGAAGCGATCTGGCAAACAAAAGGCTCCGGCATATGGGAGGCGCGAAGTATGCCGCGCCATTACACCTACTCAAAGGTTATGGCATGGGTCGGCGTTGACCGGGTCCTTCGCGGCGCTCAGGCAGACTCGCACGGACACGAAACGATTGCACGACTTGAGCATCTCCGTCAAACCATCCATGACGATGTTTGCGAAAACGGATGGAATGCGGGCTTGGGATGTTTTACACAGTACTACGGCGGCCAGTGCATTGATGCGAGCCTGCTTTTATTACCCGTTGTCGACTTCCTGCCGGCCGATGACCCCAGAATCGCATCTACGATATCCGTAATTCAACGCGAGTTATCCGAAGACGGACTTATTAGACGCAACAAAGCGCTTGTCGATGGGCCAAACGAAGGGACCTTTCTTGCCTGCTCGTGCTGGATGGCCGACTGCTTATATCTCCAAGGAAAAACGGCCGAGGCAGGCGCCCAATTCGAACGCGTCCTTTCGGTTGCCAATGACCTCGGCCTACTTTCTGAACAGTACAACGTTCCAGGTGCGCACTTGTCCGGCAATTTCCCACAAGCATTGACACATCTTGCCATCGTGAATACCGCTTCACGCCTGAGTGCGCCACGTGTGCTCTGA
- a CDS encoding SDR family oxidoreductase, with protein MAKVAVITGAGAGVGRATAEEFARQGYNLALLSRNKDRLNKAVDELESCYGIRALAIPTDVADAKAVERAASATEDELGPIDVWVNVAMATVFAPVSELTPEEFERGTQVTYLGQVHGTMSALSRMRKRNRGTIVNVGSALGYRSVPLQSIYCGAKFAIRGFTAALRSEIIHDKLKVHLTMVDLPAVNTPQFDWAKNKMGKRAKPVAPIYQPEVPARAIFFAATHKRREVWVGFPTVRAILANRIAPGLIDKYLATAGYKGQLSQEALPVNAPANLFQSVSGPYGAHGRFDTKSRTGSWEMFTDRHKSVLLAVVGVSILGIARLAFGKK; from the coding sequence ATGGCTAAAGTTGCAGTGATAACAGGCGCAGGAGCAGGCGTTGGTCGAGCAACCGCCGAGGAATTTGCACGGCAAGGCTATAACCTCGCGCTGCTCTCACGCAATAAAGACCGACTTAACAAAGCAGTCGACGAGTTGGAAAGCTGCTACGGCATCCGCGCACTCGCCATTCCGACGGATGTGGCCGATGCGAAAGCGGTAGAGCGAGCTGCTAGTGCCACCGAGGATGAATTGGGTCCGATAGACGTATGGGTCAACGTCGCGATGGCCACGGTTTTCGCGCCGGTGTCCGAGCTAACCCCGGAAGAGTTCGAGCGCGGCACACAAGTGACCTACTTAGGGCAAGTGCATGGCACGATGTCTGCTCTGTCACGCATGCGCAAGCGTAATCGCGGCACCATCGTCAACGTCGGATCCGCACTGGGTTATCGTTCAGTACCCCTGCAATCGATCTATTGCGGCGCTAAATTTGCGATCCGCGGTTTTACCGCCGCTCTGCGTTCGGAAATCATTCACGACAAGTTGAAAGTGCATTTGACGATGGTAGACCTACCCGCCGTCAATACGCCGCAATTTGACTGGGCCAAGAACAAAATGGGCAAACGGGCGAAGCCCGTCGCGCCGATCTATCAACCGGAAGTGCCAGCACGCGCTATTTTCTTTGCCGCAACGCATAAACGTCGCGAAGTGTGGGTCGGTTTTCCCACGGTGCGTGCCATTCTCGCGAATCGCATCGCGCCGGGTCTAATCGATAAATACCTCGCAACAGCCGGGTATAAAGGCCAGTTGAGTCAAGAGGCGCTCCCAGTGAATGCACCAGCAAATCTTTTCCAGTCAGTGTCCGGTCCGTATGGCGCACACGGGCGTTTTGATACAAAGTCAAGAACGGGCAGTTGGGAAATGTTCACTGATCGTCACAAGTCCGTTCTATTGGCAGTGGTTGGGGTAAGCATTCTCGGCATCGCTCGCTTGGCGTTTGGAAAGAAGTAA
- a CDS encoding DUF4396 domain-containing protein, giving the protein MANSELEHISIIYIAVSIFCALVTLVDIFKIGRRQAMGIMDAVWPLTMLYWGPIGLVAYAWFGRTKKPVKAAAHQKSSPPHHHHHEHTSGMSHGQAGKPMWQATFVGASHCGAGCALGDFIGDWFAFGIGLTIFGSALGGTYLFAFLSAYLFGILFQYFSVAPMQGLKLKAGLIAAVKIDTLSLLAYEIGMFAWMGFRAWRFPDLRPDQWSYWFMMQIAMIIGFATTYPLNWWLIRKGIKEKM; this is encoded by the coding sequence ATGGCAAACAGCGAACTAGAGCACATCTCGATTATTTACATTGCTGTAAGCATTTTTTGCGCTCTTGTTACACTCGTCGATATTTTCAAAATCGGGCGGCGGCAAGCGATGGGCATCATGGATGCCGTGTGGCCACTGACAATGCTTTACTGGGGTCCGATCGGCCTCGTAGCCTATGCGTGGTTTGGCCGTACCAAAAAACCTGTCAAGGCTGCCGCGCACCAAAAATCGTCGCCGCCCCACCACCACCACCATGAACACACCTCCGGCATGTCACATGGGCAGGCAGGAAAGCCAATGTGGCAAGCCACTTTTGTCGGCGCCAGTCACTGCGGAGCAGGCTGCGCCCTGGGAGATTTTATCGGCGACTGGTTCGCCTTTGGTATCGGTCTGACAATCTTTGGCTCCGCGCTTGGTGGCACCTATCTCTTCGCATTTCTCTCTGCGTATTTGTTCGGGATTCTATTTCAATACTTCTCTGTCGCGCCGATGCAAGGGCTTAAGCTTAAAGCAGGGTTGATCGCGGCCGTCAAGATTGACACGCTATCCCTACTTGCTTACGAGATCGGCATGTTCGCATGGATGGGCTTTCGCGCCTGGCGCTTCCCAGATCTGCGGCCGGATCAGTGGTCTTATTGGTTCATGATGCAAATTGCGATGATCATCGGCTTTGCCACAACCTACCCGTTGAACTGGTGGCTCATTCGAAAAGGTATCAAAGAAAAAATGTGA
- a CDS encoding FUSC family protein, with product MINAAAIGTLRHVRADQLNSTPALAHLRYGLVSVTAAVATAALTVPTLHQLALPIPMAGVAVLFGMICPLFLRDSTRHGAGGHDHKARWWQTLFLLYGTVCLSWLAGALLSHSVLTAGIGFLAIFFVGLLLQGWGPRAVGAALNALVAYYLGIYLQPSLNHTGLALLLSVVGLAVVVLTCRVVWPIAAPDAASALPSTGSASSSGQTNEARGASALSAARWQEMRASLCWSPALRGMGAAVLAIAVGHSLSPERWCWAVISVFVVFMGTRSPTDALRRGLQRLGGTVAGVMVSGLLIMCIGHSLWFDCLLMALCVAGWAYHILHAYARGVFFITILVALVYAALGFSLTPLLEVRLLEVIAGCLCAFATALIPVPAAWMHGGSKGVAASPVAEKVDLAEALAEATSDEGGIEPSRPGFVPVD from the coding sequence ATGATCAACGCCGCAGCCATTGGCACGCTACGACACGTACGCGCCGACCAACTGAACAGCACACCCGCACTCGCCCATTTGCGCTACGGCCTCGTCAGCGTCACCGCTGCCGTCGCAACCGCCGCCTTGACCGTCCCCACACTGCATCAACTCGCGCTGCCGATTCCGATGGCCGGCGTGGCCGTCTTGTTCGGCATGATCTGCCCTTTGTTCCTGCGCGACAGCACACGTCATGGCGCCGGTGGACATGACCACAAAGCGCGGTGGTGGCAGACCTTATTCCTGCTATACGGCACCGTATGCCTGTCCTGGCTGGCGGGTGCGCTATTGAGTCATTCGGTCCTGACCGCCGGTATCGGCTTCCTCGCGATCTTCTTTGTCGGGCTTCTGCTTCAGGGTTGGGGCCCGCGCGCGGTGGGCGCCGCATTAAACGCCTTGGTGGCCTATTACCTCGGCATTTACCTACAGCCGAGCTTGAACCATACGGGCCTGGCACTGTTGTTATCGGTGGTCGGACTTGCCGTCGTGGTGCTGACCTGTCGCGTGGTGTGGCCCATCGCAGCGCCCGATGCGGCATCGGCGCTGCCCTCGACTGGCAGCGCTTCATCCTCTGGTCAAACCAACGAAGCGCGCGGTGCGAGCGCATTGTCCGCGGCGCGGTGGCAGGAGATGCGGGCCTCGCTATGCTGGTCGCCGGCATTACGGGGCATGGGCGCCGCGGTGTTGGCGATTGCCGTCGGTCACTCACTATCGCCCGAGCGCTGGTGCTGGGCGGTGATCAGTGTCTTCGTCGTGTTCATGGGCACGCGCTCCCCTACCGACGCGCTGCGTCGCGGCCTGCAACGCCTGGGCGGCACCGTTGCGGGTGTCATGGTCAGCGGGCTGCTGATCATGTGTATCGGGCACTCGCTGTGGTTCGATTGCTTGCTGATGGCACTGTGCGTGGCCGGGTGGGCGTATCATATCCTCCACGCCTATGCGCGCGGGGTATTCTTCATCACGATCCTGGTGGCGCTGGTGTATGCCGCGCTCGGGTTCTCGTTGACGCCGTTATTGGAAGTACGCTTGCTCGAAGTCATCGCCGGATGTTTGTGCGCGTTCGCGACGGCATTGATTCCGGTTCCAGCAGCGTGGATGCATGGCGGGAGCAAGGGCGTGGCGGCTTCCCCGGTCGCGGAAAAAGTGGACCTGGCGGAAGCGCTAGCCGAAGCGACATCGGACGAAGGCGGTATAGAGCCGTCACGCCCGGGGTTTGTGCCGGTGGATTGA